Proteins from a genomic interval of Colletotrichum higginsianum IMI 349063 chromosome 6, whole genome shotgun sequence:
- a CDS encoding Lipase b — MKTTYATTLSLALGWANVAARPVSEQQNAAAPSIAAGGNQTAAVESHPLEADSQALNAFLGEDLNSINNVNPDPKDRIYPKRSDKDAPYSLSEQELRSKIFIPKTFSASSKKQPVILVPGTAAMAGSTYRANLGPLLAKSDFADPLWVNIPGASLGDAQGNAEYVAYAVNYVRSATGKKPAVVAWSQGNLNAQWAFKYWPSTREAVTDLVALSPDFHGTTEAFLACGTAAAAAIVCTPSVYQQAYNAQFVRTLRANGGDSAYVPTTSIFSATDEVVQPQSGSGASAFLKDGKDGAVASNVEVQKACPGTPAGGAVTHEGMLYNALAFALLRDALANEGPGRLERVDRKKVCADPAAGKLDALEIQATEAVLADAARNVLVYPNKVNREPAIKDYARQ; from the exons ATGAAGACTACGTACGCCACCACGCTCTCGCTGGCCCTAGGGTGGGCGAACGTCGCCGCCCGGCCAGTCTCTGAGCAGCAAAACGCGGCAGCTCCAagcatcgccgccgggggcAACCaaacggcggcggtggaaTCACATCCCCTGGAAGCCGACAGCCAGGCCCTGAACGCGTTTCTCGGAGAAGACCTCAACTCCATCAACAACGTCAACCCGGACCCAAAGGACCGGATCTACCCCAAGCGCTCCGACAAGGACGCGCCGTACTCCCTGTCGGAGCAGGAGCTCCGGAGCAAGATCTTCATCCCCAAGACCTTCTCCGCGTCATCCAAGAAGCAGCCCGTGATCCTCGTgcccggcaccgccgccatggccggcTCCACGTACCGCGCGAACCTCGGGCCCCTCCTGGCGAAATCCGACTTCGCCGACCCGCTGTGGGTCAACATCCCCGGCGCGtccctcggcgacgcccagGGGAACGCCGAGTACGTCGCCTACGCCGTCAACTACGTCCGCAGCGCGACGGGCAAGaagcccgccgtcgtcgcctggAGCCAGGGCAACCTGAACGCGCAGTGGGCGTTCAAGTACTGGCCGAGCACGCGGGAGGCCGTCACGGACCTCGTGGCCTTGAGCCCGGACTTCCACGGCACCACGGAGGCGTTCCTCGCCTGcgggaccgccgccgccgccgccatcgtgTGCACGCCGAGCGTGTACCAGCAGGCGTACAACGCGCAGTTCGTGCGCACCCTCCGCGCGAACGGGGGCGACAGCGCCTATG tgccgacgacgtcaaTATTCAGCGCGACGGACGAGGTCGTGCAGCCGCAGTCCGGTTCGGGCGCCTCGGCCTTcctcaaggacggcaaggacggcgccgtggcATCCAACGTCGAGGTGCAGAAGGCGTGCCCCGGCAcgccggcgggcggcgcggtgACGCACGAGGGCATGCTGTACAACGCGCTGGCGTTCGCGCTGCTGCGGGACGCGCTCGCGAACGAGGGGCCGGGCCGGCTGGAGAGGGTCGACAGGAAGAAGGTGTGCGCggacccggcggccgggaAGCTGGACGCGCTGGAGATCCAGGCGACCGAGGCCGTGCTGGCGGACGCGGCGCGGAACGTGCTGGTGTACCCCAACAAGGTGAACCGCGAGCCGGCCATCAAGGACTATGCCAGGCAGTAG
- a CDS encoding DnaJ domain-containing protein: MSNVLSLIGWAFLPNLITGWVQSIYYGLVIRAGDPKPQPGSAKYATHRRRIHILVVSFYLAYTLIEADRTLRLQGTFYTDLDVAANAPVRIIKSRFRRLAAVHHPDKAGLAGADTSVATARFMHLKTASETLADSARRFAYERFGPEVATWQNCKTVHDYVSRGVLQGTIPYYGIAVVGTYTLGLLGYINWGRYWRWLIIVTFFFAELIVVTRPEMPPLLAAANAALAAALRRTPYLQFQLISLARQAAFTIYIAFGQIGPLLDQNAQAAQRAAESSAAAVDEGLQRLEALTRGLDGEMGRLLDMEMTPFKGDREAIGSVRSKIKDWLVQNTIRADPMVRDAIGKSIQKRRVDAPAGARGNR; this comes from the exons ATGTCCAACGTCCTCTCCCTCATAGGCTGGGCCTTCTTGCCCAAC CTCATCACCGGCTGGGTGCAGTCCATCTACTACGGCCTCGTCatccgcgccggcgacccCAAGCCGCAGCCCGGCTCCGCCAAGTACGCaacccaccgccgccgcatccacatcctcgtcgtctccttcTACCTCGCCTACAccctcatcgaggccgaccGCACCCTCCGCCTGCAAGGCACCTTCTAcaccgacctcgacgtcgccgccaacgccccCGTGCGCATCATCAAGTCCCgcttccgccgcctcgccgccgtccaccacccggacaaggccggcctcgccggcgccgataCGAGCGTCGCCACCGCCCGTTTCATGCACCTCAAGACCGCCTCCGAGACCCTCGCCGACTCGGCCCGCCGCTTCGCCTACGAGCGCTTCGGGCCCGAGGTCGCCACCTGGCAGAACTGCAAGACCGTCCACGACTACGTCTCGCGCGGCGTCCTCCAGGGCACCATCCCCTACtacggcatcgccgtcgtcggcacctacaccctcggcctgctgggcTACATCAACTGGGGCCGCTACTGGCGCTggctcatcatcgtcaccttcttcttcgccgagctcatcgtcgtcacccGCCCCGAGATGCCGCccctgctcgccgccgccaacgccgccctcgccgccgccctgcgccGCACCCCCTACCTGCAGTTCCAGCTCATCTCGCTCGCCCGCCAGGCCGCCTTCACCATCTACATCGCCTTCGGCCAGATCGGCCCCCTGCTCGACCAGAACGCCCAGGCCGCCCAGAGGGCCGCCGAgagctccgccgccgccgtcgacgagggcctgcagcgcctcgaggccctcacCCGCGGCCTAGACGGCGAGATGGGCCGGCTGCTGGACATGGAGATGACCCCCTTCAAGGGCGACAGGGAGGCCATCGGCAGCGTGCGCTCCAAGATCAAGGACTGGCTCGTGCAGAACACCATCCGCGCCGACCCCATGGTGAGGGACGCCATCGGCAAGTCCATCCAGAAGCGGAGGGTCGACGCGCCGGCAGGTGCCCGAGGCAACAGATAG
- a CDS encoding Duf1115 domain protein, producing the protein MATSPSWHLLPPDLVEHQIGQIDLLMAMYPAEEEATIEKESENILALLKSHLEGPSSSPSPPPPLTSTRPPQVSVLLTLTIAEQEEQGGKDPPPPKTLQLDIAVPFSHPPGPAPDEAPRVAVRVRQPAWLSRAATAQLNARVPEDEDLFSTIEVVRDAAAEHLERAKLAEAEALVAGNDNRLDADDDGDGEAGEPPHLVRVWFYFPSISTRSKRDDFIIHAPAYGLTGFLYAGKPGLLCLEGSSRRVDAYMRFIKTESWGDIPAHHKKVSERHRETGVASRVFADMSEITDSVGERRGQRANRGDMKAVEGWLVERGLGDAFAKVLM; encoded by the coding sequence ATGGCGACCTCACCATCATGGCACCTCCTCCCGCCCGACCTCGTTGAGCATCAAATCGGCCAGATCGACCTCTTGATGGCGATGTacccggccgaggaggaggccacAATCGAAAAAGAGTCGGAAAATATCCTCGCTCTCCTCAAATCTCACCTCGAGggcccatcatcatcaccatcaccaccaccaccactcacCTCCACCAGACCCCCGCAGGTCTCGGTGCTGCTCACActcaccatcgccgagcaAGAGGAACAGGGCGGAAAggacccgccgccgcccaagacGCTGCagctcgacatcgccgtGCCCTTCTCCCACCCGCCCGGCCCCGCGCCGGATGAGGCCCCGCGTGTCGCCGTGCGCGTCCGCCAGCCGGCCTGGCTAAGCCGCGCCGCGACGGCGCAGCTCAACGCGCGCgtccccgaggacgaggacctctTCAGCACCATCGAGGTCGTCCgggacgccgccgcagagCACCTCGAGCGCGCCAAGCTcgcggaggccgaggccctcgtcgcTGGCAACGACAACCGCCTCGacgcagacgacgacggggacggcGAAGCGGGCGAGCCGCCCCACCTCGTCCGGGTGTGGTTCTACTTCCCCTCCATCTCGACCCGCTCCAAGCGCGACGACTTCATCATCCACGCGCCGGCGTACGGCCTCACGGGCTTCCTCTACGCCGGGAAGCCGGGCCTGCTCTGCCTCGAGGGCTCCTCGCGCCGCGTCGACGCCTACATGCGCTTCATCAAGACGGAGAGCTGGGGCGACATCCCCGCGCACCACAAAAAGGTCAGCGAGCGGCACCGCGAGACGGGCGTCGCGTCCCGCGTCTTCGCCGACATGAGCGAGATCACCGACTCGGTCGGCGAGCGGCGGGGCCAGAGGGCGAACCGGGGGGACAtgaaggccgtcgagggctGGCTGGTCGAGCGCGGCCTGGGGGATGCCTTCGCCAAGGTGCTGATGTAG
- a CDS encoding Major facilitator superfamily transporter yields the protein MLRSVFRRLISDRPESVDDYVGVVVPLEEAHLHSHSARTGKCEFEERPSQDDGDGHVAENEDEDDDGKDQGESAGMLEMSAAEYTIEGLRKEVRRGGRGRWTEYELKSKLVNKAIQDIGMGRYNWQLFVLCGFGWFADNLWMHGVALTLPSLSAEFGISEQRVRYTTSSIFLGLCFGSFVWGIGSDVLGRRAAFNLTLLITGVFGVLLAAAPTWGWVNVLFAALGFGVGGNLPVDGALFLEFLPDASSSLLTLLSVWWPVGQLCSSLAAWYFIAGGGRPADDGNTGWRRFVLAIGLVTFFMFVVRFFVFRLFESPKFLLSRGRQAEAVAVVHGIAARNGARTWLTEEVLDAVVDGAADDRDDDNEEPERRRRPKTTNVLRKRMAAFSGDRLRPLFKTRTLGLATVIVWFVWATIGMGYPLFNAFLPQYLSHGGAAPPPDSDAGATPITPDTYRTYAITSAVGVPGSLLAAYLVGHPSPWLGRRGTLASSSLVSAVFLFLFVRFGTTPASQLFFSCVEAFSQNIMYGVLYAFTPEIFPAPVRGAGTGVASFLNRAMGLLAPVLAANVPGDGTTAPIYLSGALILAAFVGMCLIPIETRGRQRL from the exons ATGCTGCGCTCCGTCTTCCGGCGCCTGATCTCGGACCGGCCCGAGTCCGTCGACGACTatgtcggcgtcgtggtgCCGCTCGAGGAGGCGCACCTGCACAGCCACTCGGCCCGGACGGGGAAATGCGAGTTTGAGGAGCGCCCGAGccaggacgacggcgacgggcacGTGGCTgagaacgaggacgaggacgatgacggcaagGACCAGGGCGAAAGTGCGGGCATGTTGGAGATGAGCGCCGCCGAGTACACGATCGAGGGGCTAAGGAAGGAGGTGAGgaggggcgggagggggcggTGGACTGAGTACGAGC TCAAGTCGAAGCTCGTCAACAAGGCGATTCAGGATATCGGCATGGGGCGGTACAACTGGCAGCTCTTCGTCCTGTGCGGCTTCGGCTGGTTCGCGGATAA TCTCTGGATGCAC GGCGTCGCCCTCAcgctcccctccctctcggccgAGTTCGGCATCTCGGAGCAGCGCGTGCGGTACACGACGTCGTCCATCTTCCTGGGCCTCTGCTTCGGCTCCTTCGTCTGGGGCATCGGGTCCGACGtgctcggccgccgcgccgccttcAACCTGACGTTGCTCATCACGGGCGTCTTCGGCgtgctgctggccgccgcgccgacctGGGGCTGGGTCAACGTGCTGTTCGCggccctcggcttcggcgtcggcggcaacctgcccgtcgacggcgccctgTTCCTCGAGTTCCTGCCGGACGCCTCGAGCAGCCTGCTGACGCTGCTGTCCGTGTGGTGGCCCGTCGGCCAGCTGTGCTCGTCGCTGGCGGCCTGGTacttcatcgccggcggcggccgcccggccgacgacggcaacacGGGATGGCGCCGCTTCGTGCTGGCCATCGGGCTCGTGACCTTCTTCATGTTCGTCGTgcgcttcttcgtcttccgcCTGTTCGAGTCGCCCAAGTTCCTGCTCTCGCGGGGCcgccaggccgaggccgtcgccgtcgtccacggcatcgccgcccgcAACGGCGCCCGGACCTGGCTCACCGAAgaggtcctcgacgccgttgtcgacggcgcggcggacgaccgcgacgacgacaacgaggagccggagcgtcgtcgtcgtccaaaGACCACGAACGTCCTCCGCAAGAGGATGGCGGCCTTCTCCGGCGACCGCCTCCGGCCGCTCTTCAAGACGCGCACGCTCGGCCTCGCGACCGTCATCGTCTGGTTCGTCTGGGCCACCATCGGCATGGGCTACCCGCTCTTCAACGCCTTCCTGCCGCAGTACCTCTcccacggcggcgcggcgcccCCGCCGGACTCGGACGCCGGCGCGACGCCCATCACCCCGGACACCTACCGCACCtacgccatcacctcggccgtcggcgtgCCGGGCAGCCTCCTGGCGGCCTACCTCGTCGGGCACCCGTCGCCCTGgctcggccggcgcggcaCGCTCGCGAGCTCGTCGCTGGTCTCGGCCgtgttcctgttcctgttcgTGCGGTTCGGCACGACCCCCGCGTCGcagctcttcttctcgtGCGTCGAGGCCTTCTCGCAGAACATCATGTACGGCGTGCTCTACGCCTTCACGCCCGAGATCTTCCCGGCGCCCGTCCGCGGGGCCGGGACGGGCGTCGCGAGCTTCCTGAACCGCGCCATGGGGCTCCTGGCGCCCGTGCTGGCGGCCAACGTGCCGGGCGACGGGACCACGGCGCCCATCTACCTGTCGGGGGCGCTGATCCTCGCGGCGTTTGTGGGCATGTGCCTGATCCCCATCGAGACGAGGGGGCGGCAGAGGTTGTAG
- a CDS encoding Ubiquitin-like modifier-activating enzyme atg-7, which translates to MAAIQYAPFSSEIELPFYAALFSSKLEHDKLDDSARRVLGQYTTLPVDPAQSCKMSILGNALTSDQPNDEHVRAEGWIKNVNTIEDFKNTDKQAMLKLAARHVWDAINDGTIYSIPSLLSSFTILSYADLKKYKFTYWFAFPALHSDPQWKRTAPIGRLDPKESTALVDRVGTWQANRDKRQNGFFLAKKARGVDVSDLDKDANSDLHDLNDTFGYVWEVANLGDFENGFFDDVAEEDRYVAFVDPSTYPENPSWPLRNLLWLIRQRFRLTKVQILCYRDIRSSRHAARSIILPLEMDPVEPLAVTEMPKVTGWERDGEGKLRARIANLGEYMDPARLADQSVDLNLKLMKWRISPNLDLDTIKSTKCLLLGAGTLGSYVSRNLMGWGVRKITFVDYGRVSYSNPVRQPLFEFEDCLEGGKHKATRAAQALKRIYPGVESEGHVLSVPMLGHPFTDEARSKADYDKLKQLIDDHDAIFLLMDSRESRWLPSVVGKAAGKIVLNAALGFDSFVVMRHGAEPADTQPEDAERKTLGCYFCNDVVAPADSQKDQTLDQQCTVTRPGVAAIASALLVELFASLLQHPLKQHAPAPQTSNDEKDPHDHALGLVPHTVRGYLHNFNNKVIRGESYPCCSACGPPILEAYRADGWKFVKKALLEKDYVAELSGLADVQREAERRASSMDWEDEEDGADEGDGELI; encoded by the exons ATGGCAGCCATCCAATAtgcgcccttctcctccgaGATCGAGCTTCCCTTTTACGCCGCCCTCTTTTCCTCCAAGCTCGAACATGACAAGCTCGACGACTCGGCCCGCCGCGTGCTGGGCCAGTACACCACCCTGCCCGTCGACCCGGCCCAGAGCTGCAAGATGTCCATCCTGGGCAACGCCCTCACCAGTGACCA GCCCAACGACGAGCATGTCCGCGCCGAGGGCTGGATCAAGAACGTCAACACCATCGAGGACTTCAAGAACACCGACAAGCAGGCCATGCTGAAGCTCGCTGCAAGACAC GTCTGGGACGCCATCAACGACGGCACCATCTACTCcattccctccctcctctcgtCCTTCACGATCCTCTCGTACGCCGACCTGAAGAAGTACAAGTTCACATACTGGTTCGCCTTTCCCGCACTGCATTCCGACCCCCAGTGGAAGCGCACCGCTCCCatcggccgcctcgatcCTAAGGAGAGCACGGCGCTGGTCGACCGGGTGGGCACCTGGCAGGCGAACCGCGACAAGAGGCAGAacggcttcttcctcgccaagAAGGCCCGGGGCGTGGACGTGAGCGACCTGGACAAGGACGCAAACAGCGATCTCCACGACCTCAACGACACGTTCGGCTACGTATGGGAGGTGGCCAACCTCGGCGACTTTGAGAACGGCTTCTTTGACGAtgttgccgaggaggaccgATACGTCGCCTTTGTCGACCCGTCGACGTACCCCGAGAACCCCTCGTGGCCGCTGCGCAACCTCCTGTGGCTCATCCGGCAGCGATTCCGCCTGACAAAGGTGCAGATCCTGTGCTATCGGGACATCAGATCGAGCAGGCACGCTGCTAGGAGCATCATCCTGCCGTTGGAGATGGACCCGGTAGAGCCTCTCGCCGTCACGGAGATGCCCAAGGTCACCGGTTGGGAACGGGATGGCGAGGGCAAGCTGCGGGCCAGGATCGCGAACCTCGGCGAGTACATGGACCCCGCGCGGCTGGCCGACCAATCCGTGGACCTGAACCTGAAACTCATGAAATGGCGCATTTCGCCGAACCTGGACCTCGACACGATCAAGTCTACCAAGTGTCTACTGCTGGGAGCCGGTACGCTCGGCAGCTACGTGTCCAGGAATCTCATGGGATGGGGCGTTCGAAAGATCACCTTTGTGGACTACGGGCGCGTGTCATACTCGAATCCCGTACGGCAGCCTCTGTTCGAGTTCGAAGACTGCTTGGAAGGCGGCAAGCACAAGGCGACGCGGGCGGCCCAGGCGCTGAAGAGGATCTACCCCGGTGTCGAGAGCGAGGGCCACGTCTTGTCCGTACCCATGCTCGGCCATCCTTTCACGGACGAGGCCAGAAGCAAGGCGGACTACGACAAGTTGAAACAGCTGATTGACGACCACGACGCCATTTTCCTTCTGATGGACAGTCGCGAGTCGAGATGGCTCCCCAGCGTCGTGggcaaggccgccggcaagatcgttctcaacgccgccctcggaTTCGACTCGTTCGTGGTGATGCGGCATGGTGCCGAGCCTGCCGATACCCAGCCGGAGGACGCGGAGCGCAAGACGCTGGGCTGCTACTTCTGCAACGATGTCGTGGCCCCGGCCGAC TCGCAAAAGGACCAGACTTTGGACCAGCAATGCACCGTCACTCGACCGGGCGTGGCGGCGATCGCTTCGGCACTGCTCGTCGAGCTCTTTGCAAGTCTCCTCCAGCACCCTCTCAAGCAACATGCGCCGGCACCCCAGACGTCGAACGACGAGAAGGACCCGCACGACCATGCTCTGGGACTGGTCCCCCATACGGTCCGCGGCTACCTGCACAACTTTAACAACAAGGTGATCCGGGGAGAGTCGTATCCGTGCTGCAGCGCTTGCGGCCCTCCGATCCTGGAGGCGTATCGGGCCGATGGTTGGAAGTTCGTCAAGAAGGCTCTTTTGGAGAAGGACTACGTCGCCGAGCTGTCCGGGCTTGCGGATGTGCagcgcgaggccgagaggcgggcgtcgtcgatggactgggaggacgaggaagatggcgcagacgaaggagatggagagcTGATTTGA
- a CDS encoding Alpha beta hydrolase fold protein, with protein sequence MPVVMAVSDAGRDEIAQSLAAYYSVLARACYFSPEDIQSPPAEGWSDLELDVDALRALRRSDKVIDLLRHIPYIKACKSGENPVQWPILVRSRAIRYLRDDGDFSDWSARGGDGLAELANAPFDQTPAGPMDLPPDVVALSRGYGSSDFGSPWCIIDCETGILTPYTSGTGPTDKPWQTSRCSARVFFDEMTSFLKSKTIIALPPVGDLEPEIMGSESDQKVDVRQKFQWIYQARGWATFEEDPSSWRREECIEVLQRFRIELWEAEKKRLAHEADFDDPEDEDFEDPDSDAGSEASQSETATEDVDTALEDEDISVDVSKEELAEVWADLDETEYMMIDEELKGEGIIQHAFHPSKPPQRLARAPSSEDDGPGASQALDQTRCNDSIEMMAGAVKSHYLTLSRAAYFTPSMVETAPDGGWSDDVFPAEELGMLGYSDKAVSLLRHLPYLGLDEHFWEVLPGSQPIRYLRDAELFEHVPRDKLRRDSLRKLGLSPYGEAMPADVVALSSPNQDSWRGTWWMIDAGRGVIFCESGPKTQVEAPANSYEPESIVTYFEKLVSKLRGLEMVPIPGLGPDEDQDPVIWAEPDWERGADALAEMSEADRRIVLPAKSGIGLEGSRKVYRDYGWPDENGFRRDECREALVRLRQTTIYGEGFADDSVDEDTDVAMDAA encoded by the exons ATGCCTGTCGTCATGGCGGTCTCGGACGCCGGCCGCGATGAGATTGCGCAGAGCTTGGCGGCATATTATTCTGTCCTCGCCAGAGCTTGCTATTTCTCTCCTGAAGACATCcagtcgccgccggccgaaGGCTGGAGCGATCTAGAGCTGGACGTTGACGCGCTTCGAGCCCTGCGCCGCTCCGACAAAGTAATCGACCTTTTGCGCCACATCCCGTACATCAAGGCCTGCAAAAGTGGCGAAAACCCCGTGCAATGGCCGATACTTGTCCGCTCAAGGGCCATTCGATACTTgcgcgacgatggcgactTCTCGGACTGGTCTGCCCGTGGCggtgacggcctcgccgagttGGCAAACGCTCCGTTCGACCAAACCCCGGCAGGGCCCATGGATCTGCCCCCTGATGTCGTGGCTCTCAGTCGCGGATACGGTTCTAGTGACTTCGGCTCGCCGTGGTGTATCATCGACTGTGAGACTGGTATCTTGACGCCGTACACCTCCGGCACGGGGCCAACGGACAAGCCGTGGCAGACTTCACGGTGCAGCGCTAGGGTGTTTTTCGACGAAATGACCTCTTTTCTGAAGAGCAAGACCATCATCGCTCTTCCTCCAGTCGGGGATCTCGAGCCCGAGATTATGGGTTCCGAGAGCGATCAGAAAGTTGACGTCAGACAGAAGTTTCAATGGATCTATCAGGCGCGCGGATGGGCAACATTCGAGGAGGACCCTTCGTCTTGGCGCCGCGAGGAATGCATCGAGGTGCTTCAACGGTTTCGTATCGAACTATGGGAAGCAGAGAAAAAGAGGCTGGCGCACGAggccgactttgacgaccCGGAGGACGAGGATTTCGAGGATCCCGACTCTGATGCCGGGAGCGAAGCGAGCCAGTCCGAGACCGCAACTGAAGATGTAGATACAGCTCTGGAAGATGAAGACATCTCGGTGGATGTTTCAAAGGAGGAACTTGCCGAGGTCTGGGCAGATCTCGACGAGACCGAGTACATGATGATTGACGAAGAGTTGAAGGGGGAAGGCATCATCCAGCATGCTTTTCACCCATCGAAACCGCCGCAACGTCTGGCCAGAGCCCCGTCATCCGAGGATGATGGACCCGGGGCTTCCCAAGCGCTTGATCAAACGCGCTGCAACGACAGCATCGAGATgatggccggcgccgtcaagaGTCACTACCTCACCCTATCTCGCGCGGCCTACTTCACCCCGTCCATGGTAGAGACCGCGCCTGACGGCGGTTGGAGCGACGACGTCTTCCCTGCGGAGGAGTTGGGGATGCTTGGGTACTCGGACAAGGCAGTCAGTTTACTCCGGCATCTTCCGTATCTAGGCCTCGACGAGCACTTCTGGGAGGTGCTCCCCGGCAGCCAGCCGATTCGGTATCTGCGTGACGCTGAACTATTTGAGCATGTACCCAGGGACAAGCTGAGACGAGACTCTCTGCGAAAGCTCGGACTTTCGCCGTATGGTGAGGCCATGCCAGCGGATGTGGTGGCGCTCTCGTCTCCAAACCAGGACAGCTGGCGAGGAACTTGGTGGATGATTGATGCTGGCAGAG GGGTCATCTTCTGCGAAAGCGGGCCGAAAACCCAGGTGGAAGCTCCTGCAAATTCTTACGAGCCTGAGTCCATCGTGACGTATTTTGAGAAGTTGGTCTCAAAGCTCAGGGGACTCGAGATGGTTCCCATCCCAGGCCTGGGCCCAGATGAGGATCAAGATCCCGTCATTTGGGCCGAACCCGACTGGGAACGCGGGGCAGATGCTTTGGCAGAGATGTCGGAAGCAGACAGGCGGATCGTCCTACCAGCCAAGTCTGGTATAGGGCTTGAG GGCTCTCGCAAGGTCTACCGTGACTATGGATGGCCCGATGAAAATGGCTTTCGGCGGGATGAATGCCGAGAGGCGCTGGTCCGGCTGCGACAGACGACCATCTATGGCGAAGGGTTTGCAGACGATTCGGTAGACGAGGATACCGATGTGGCGATGGACGCTGCTTGA